One window of the Vigna radiata var. radiata cultivar VC1973A unplaced genomic scaffold, Vradiata_ver6 scaffold_264, whole genome shotgun sequence genome contains the following:
- the LOC106755201 gene encoding villin-4 isoform X1: MAVSMRDLDPAFQGAGQKAGLEIWRIENFNPVPVPKSSYGKFFTGDSYVILKTTASKSGALRHDVHYWLGKDTSQDEAGAAAIKTVELDAALGGRAVQYREVQGHETEKFLSYFKPCIIPQEGGVASGFQHPEAEKHKTRLFVCRGKHVVHVKEVPFARASLNHDDIFVLDTESKIFQFNGSNSSIQERAKALEVVQYIKDTYHDGKCDVAAVEDGKLMADPETGEFWGFFGGFAPLPRKTAGDDDKPTDSSPPKLLCIEKGQAEPVEAADSLKRELLDTNKCYILDCGFEVFVWMGRNTSLDERKSASGVADELVRGIDKLKPQIIRVIEGFETVMFRSKFDSWPQTTDVTVSEDGRGKVAALLKRQGVNVKGLLKADPVREEPQPHIDCTGHLQVWRVNGQEKILLQASDQSKFYSGDCYIFQYTYPGEDKEDCLIGTWIGKNSVEEEQASANSLASKMVESMKFLACQARIYEGNEPVQFHSIIQSFIVFKGGLGEGYKAYIAGKEIPDETYNENGVALFRIQGSGPDNMQAIQVEPVASSLNSSYCYILHNGPAVFTWSGNSTSAEDQELVERMLDLIKPNLQSKPQREGSESEQFWDLLGGKSEYPSQKILREAESDPHLFSCHFSKGNLKVTEVYNFSQDDLMTEDIFILDCHSEIFVWVGQQVDSKSRLQALTVGEKFLEHDFLLEKLSRVAPIYVIMEGSEPPFFTRFFKWDSAKSAMLGNSFQRKLTLVKSGGAPVLDKPKRRTPVSYGGRSSSVPDKSQRSSRSMSVSPDRVRVRGRSPAFNALAATFENPNARNLSTPPPVVRKLYPKSVTPDSAILAPKSAAIAALSSSFEQPPSARETMIPRSLKVSPVMPKSNPDKIDKENSVGTRVESLTIQEDVKENEVEDEEGLVIHPYERLKITSTDPVTSIDVTKRETYLSSAEFKEKFGMSKDAFYKLPKWKQNKLKMAVQLF, translated from the exons ATGGCAGTTTCCATGAGAGATCTGGATCCAGCTTTTCAGGGAGCTGGACAAAAGGC TGGACTTGAGATATGGCGTATTGAGAATTTTAATCCAGTTCCTGTTCCAAAGTCCTCTTATGGGAAATTTTTCACTGGAGACTCCTATGTGATCTTAAAG ACAACTGCATCAAAAAGTGGTGCTTTGCGCCATGATGTCCATTACTGGCTTGGTAAAGACACCAGTCAG GATGAAGCTGGTGCTGCAGCCATCAAAACAGTTGAGCTAGATGCAGCTCTTGGAGGACGTGCTGTTCAGTATCGTGAGgtgcaaggccatgaaactgaAAAGTTCCTGTCTTATTTCAAACCATGTATTATCCCTCAAGAAGGTGGAGTTGCTTCTGGTTTCCAACATCCTGAGGCTGAAAAGCATAAGACACGGTTGTTTGTATGCAGGGGAAAACATGTTGTACATGTCAAAGAG GTTCCATTTGCTAGAGCTTCACTGAACcatgatgatatttttgttctGGATACTGAATCAAAGATTTTCCAATTTAATGGTTCCAATTCATCAATCCAAGAAAGGGCTAAAGCTTTGGAAGTTGTACAGTATATTAAGGATACCTACCATGATGGAAAATGTGATGTAGCTGCTGTTG AGGATGGAAAGTTGATGGCTGATCCTGAAACTGGGGAATTCTGGGGTTTCTTTGGGGGATTTGCTCCCCTTCCAAGAAAAACAGCCGGTGATGATGATAAGCCTACTGATTCTAGCCCTCCGAAGCTGCTCTG CATTGAAAAGGGACAAGCAGAACCTGTGGAGGCTGCTGATTCTTTGAAAAGAGAATTACTAGACACAAATAAATGCTATATTCTTGATTGTGGGTTTGAAGTGTTTGTCTGGATGGGTAGAAATACTTCTcttgatgaaagaaaaagtgCAAGTGGAGTTGCAGAT GAGTTAGTCAGAGGCATTGATAAACTGAAACCCCAAATAATTCGTGTGATAGAAGGATTTGAAACAGTAATGTTCAGGTCCAAATTTGATTCTTGGCCTCAGACAACTGATGTAACAGTATCTGAAGATGGTCGTGGCAAGGTAGCTG CTCTTCTAAAACGTCAAGGAGTAAATGTGAAGGGTTTGTTGAAAGCTGATCCAGTGAGGGAAGAACCTCAACCCCACATTGATTGCACAGGGCATTTGCAG GTTTGGCGCGTGAACGGTCAGGAAAAGATTCTTCTTCAAGCTTCTGatcaatcaaaattttataGTGGAGATTGCTACATCTTTCAGTATACATATCCTGGAGAGGATAAAGAAGATTGTCTTATTGGAACGTGGATTGGAAAAAATAGTGTTGAG GAAGAACAAGCTTCAGCTAACTCATTGGCAAGCAAAATGGTTGAGTCAATGAAGTTTCTTGCTTGCCAG GCTCGTATATATGAAGGCAATGAACCGGTTCAATTTCATTCTATCATTCAAAGTTTCATTGTTTTTAAG GGTGGGCTTGGTGAAGGATACAAGGCTTACATTGCTGGAAAGGAAATTCCTGATGAGACATACAATGAGAATGGTGTTGCATTGTTCCGCATCCAAGGCTCTGGACCAGACAATATGCAAGCGATACAAGTTGAACCA GTTGCGTCTTCCTTGAATTCCTCGTATTGTTACATACTTCATAATGGGCCAGCTGTCTTTACTTGGTCTGGAAACTCTACTAGTGCAGAAGATCAGGAACTTGTTGAGAGGATGCTGGATTTGATAAAg CCAAATTTACAATCCAAACCACAGAGGGAAGGTTCTGAATCTGAACAGTTTTGGGATTTGTTAGGAGGAAAATCAGAATATCCCAGTCAAAAGATCCTTAGAGAGGCTGAAAGTGATCCTCACCTATTTTCTTGTCACTTCTCAAAAG GAAATTTAAAG GTGACAGAGGTATACAACTTCTCCCAGGATGATTTGATGACAGAAGACATTTTCATCTTGGATTGTCATTCGGAAATCTTTGTCTGGGTTGGACAGCAGGTTGACTCCAAAAGTAGATTGCAGGCTCTAACAGTTGGCGAG AAATTTCTTGAGCATGATTTTCTTCTAGAAAAGTTATCTCGTGTAGCTCCAATATATGTTATCATGGAAGGGAGTGAGCCACCTTTTTTCACGCGCTTCTTTAAATGGGATTCTGCTAAATCTGCT ATGCTGGGAAACTCATTCCAAAGGAAGCTAACGCTTGTGAAAAGTGGGGGTGCTCCCGTTTTGGAT AAACCCAAACGGAGAACACCGGTATCTTATGGGGGAAGGTCAAGTAGTGTGCCAGATAAATCCCAGCGTTCTTCCCGCAGCATGTCTGTCAGTCCTGATCGTGTTCGTGTGAGGGGCAGGTCTCCAGCCTTTAATGCTCTGGCAGCTACTTTCGAGAATCCTAATGCTAGGAACCTTTCAACCCCACCTCCAGTAGTTAGAAAGCTCTATCCAAAATCCGTGACACCAGACTCTGCAATACTGGCACCAAAATCTGCAGCCATTGCAGCACTTAGTTCTTCTTTTGAACAGCCACCTTCAGCACGGGAAACTATGATACCTCGGTCACTTAAAG TGAGTCCAGTAATGCCTAAATCAAACCCTGATAAAATTGACAAGGAGAATTCTGTGGGCACTAGAGTTGAATCTCTTACCATACAGGAAGATGTGAaagagaatgaagttgaagatgaggAAGGGCTTGTGATTCATCCGTATGAACGCCTTAAAATAACATCCACAGATCCTGTAACAAGTATTGATGTGACTAAGCGCGAG ACTTATCTATCATCTGCGGAGTTCAAAGAGAAGTTTGGGATGTCCAAGGATGCCTTTTACAAGTTGCCCAAATGGAaacaaaacaaactcaaaatgGCTGTTCAGTTATTCTGA
- the LOC106755201 gene encoding villin-4 isoform X2, producing MAVSMRDLDPAFQGAGQKAGLEIWRIENFNPVPVPKSSYGKFFTGDSYVILKTTASKSGALRHDVHYWLGKDTSQDEAGAAAIKTVELDAALGGRAVQYREVQGHETEKFLSYFKPCIIPQEGGVASGFQHPEAEKHKTRLFVCRGKHVVHVKEVPFARASLNHDDIFVLDTESKIFQFNGSNSSIQERAKALEVVQYIKDTYHDGKCDVAAVEDGKLMADPETGEFWGFFGGFAPLPRKTAGDDDKPTDSSPPKLLCIEKGQAEPVEAADSLKRELLDTNKCYILDCGFEVFVWMGRNTSLDERKSASGVADELVRGIDKLKPQIIRVIEGFETVMFRSKFDSWPQTTDVTVSEDGRGKVAALLKRQGVNVKGLLKADPVREEPQPHIDCTGHLQVWRVNGQEKILLQASDQSKFYSGDCYIFQYTYPGEDKEDCLIGTWIGKNSVEEEQASANSLASKMVESMKFLACQARIYEGNEPVQFHSIIQSFIVFKGGLGEGYKAYIAGKEIPDETYNENGVALFRIQGSGPDNMQAIQVEPVASSLNSSYCYILHNGPAVFTWSGNSTSAEDQELVERMLDLIKPNLQSKPQREGSESEQFWDLLGGKSEYPSQKILREAESDPHLFSCHFSKGNLKVTEVYNFSQDDLMTEDIFILDCHSEIFVWVGQQVDSKSRLQALTVGEKFLEHDFLLEKLSRVAPIYVIMEGSEPPFFTRFFKWDSAKSAMLGNSFQRKLTLVKSGGAPVLDKPKRRTPVSYGGRSSSVPDKSQRSSRSMSVSPDRVRVRGRSPAFNALAATFENPNARNLSTPPPVVRKLYPKSVTPDSAILAPKSAAIAALSSSFEQPPSARETMIPRSLKGRCERE from the exons ATGGCAGTTTCCATGAGAGATCTGGATCCAGCTTTTCAGGGAGCTGGACAAAAGGC TGGACTTGAGATATGGCGTATTGAGAATTTTAATCCAGTTCCTGTTCCAAAGTCCTCTTATGGGAAATTTTTCACTGGAGACTCCTATGTGATCTTAAAG ACAACTGCATCAAAAAGTGGTGCTTTGCGCCATGATGTCCATTACTGGCTTGGTAAAGACACCAGTCAG GATGAAGCTGGTGCTGCAGCCATCAAAACAGTTGAGCTAGATGCAGCTCTTGGAGGACGTGCTGTTCAGTATCGTGAGgtgcaaggccatgaaactgaAAAGTTCCTGTCTTATTTCAAACCATGTATTATCCCTCAAGAAGGTGGAGTTGCTTCTGGTTTCCAACATCCTGAGGCTGAAAAGCATAAGACACGGTTGTTTGTATGCAGGGGAAAACATGTTGTACATGTCAAAGAG GTTCCATTTGCTAGAGCTTCACTGAACcatgatgatatttttgttctGGATACTGAATCAAAGATTTTCCAATTTAATGGTTCCAATTCATCAATCCAAGAAAGGGCTAAAGCTTTGGAAGTTGTACAGTATATTAAGGATACCTACCATGATGGAAAATGTGATGTAGCTGCTGTTG AGGATGGAAAGTTGATGGCTGATCCTGAAACTGGGGAATTCTGGGGTTTCTTTGGGGGATTTGCTCCCCTTCCAAGAAAAACAGCCGGTGATGATGATAAGCCTACTGATTCTAGCCCTCCGAAGCTGCTCTG CATTGAAAAGGGACAAGCAGAACCTGTGGAGGCTGCTGATTCTTTGAAAAGAGAATTACTAGACACAAATAAATGCTATATTCTTGATTGTGGGTTTGAAGTGTTTGTCTGGATGGGTAGAAATACTTCTcttgatgaaagaaaaagtgCAAGTGGAGTTGCAGAT GAGTTAGTCAGAGGCATTGATAAACTGAAACCCCAAATAATTCGTGTGATAGAAGGATTTGAAACAGTAATGTTCAGGTCCAAATTTGATTCTTGGCCTCAGACAACTGATGTAACAGTATCTGAAGATGGTCGTGGCAAGGTAGCTG CTCTTCTAAAACGTCAAGGAGTAAATGTGAAGGGTTTGTTGAAAGCTGATCCAGTGAGGGAAGAACCTCAACCCCACATTGATTGCACAGGGCATTTGCAG GTTTGGCGCGTGAACGGTCAGGAAAAGATTCTTCTTCAAGCTTCTGatcaatcaaaattttataGTGGAGATTGCTACATCTTTCAGTATACATATCCTGGAGAGGATAAAGAAGATTGTCTTATTGGAACGTGGATTGGAAAAAATAGTGTTGAG GAAGAACAAGCTTCAGCTAACTCATTGGCAAGCAAAATGGTTGAGTCAATGAAGTTTCTTGCTTGCCAG GCTCGTATATATGAAGGCAATGAACCGGTTCAATTTCATTCTATCATTCAAAGTTTCATTGTTTTTAAG GGTGGGCTTGGTGAAGGATACAAGGCTTACATTGCTGGAAAGGAAATTCCTGATGAGACATACAATGAGAATGGTGTTGCATTGTTCCGCATCCAAGGCTCTGGACCAGACAATATGCAAGCGATACAAGTTGAACCA GTTGCGTCTTCCTTGAATTCCTCGTATTGTTACATACTTCATAATGGGCCAGCTGTCTTTACTTGGTCTGGAAACTCTACTAGTGCAGAAGATCAGGAACTTGTTGAGAGGATGCTGGATTTGATAAAg CCAAATTTACAATCCAAACCACAGAGGGAAGGTTCTGAATCTGAACAGTTTTGGGATTTGTTAGGAGGAAAATCAGAATATCCCAGTCAAAAGATCCTTAGAGAGGCTGAAAGTGATCCTCACCTATTTTCTTGTCACTTCTCAAAAG GAAATTTAAAG GTGACAGAGGTATACAACTTCTCCCAGGATGATTTGATGACAGAAGACATTTTCATCTTGGATTGTCATTCGGAAATCTTTGTCTGGGTTGGACAGCAGGTTGACTCCAAAAGTAGATTGCAGGCTCTAACAGTTGGCGAG AAATTTCTTGAGCATGATTTTCTTCTAGAAAAGTTATCTCGTGTAGCTCCAATATATGTTATCATGGAAGGGAGTGAGCCACCTTTTTTCACGCGCTTCTTTAAATGGGATTCTGCTAAATCTGCT ATGCTGGGAAACTCATTCCAAAGGAAGCTAACGCTTGTGAAAAGTGGGGGTGCTCCCGTTTTGGAT AAACCCAAACGGAGAACACCGGTATCTTATGGGGGAAGGTCAAGTAGTGTGCCAGATAAATCCCAGCGTTCTTCCCGCAGCATGTCTGTCAGTCCTGATCGTGTTCGTGTGAGGGGCAGGTCTCCAGCCTTTAATGCTCTGGCAGCTACTTTCGAGAATCCTAATGCTAGGAACCTTTCAACCCCACCTCCAGTAGTTAGAAAGCTCTATCCAAAATCCGTGACACCAGACTCTGCAATACTGGCACCAAAATCTGCAGCCATTGCAGCACTTAGTTCTTCTTTTGAACAGCCACCTTCAGCACGGGAAACTATGATACCTCGGTCACTTAAAG GAAGATGTGAaagagaatga